Genomic window (Canis lupus dingo isolate Sandy chromosome 6, ASM325472v2, whole genome shotgun sequence):
AAACTTCAAAAGAGTGGGGAATCCTTTCTGATCAGAGGAGCTGTGGTCCTAAGCTTGGTTAGGCAAGCCCtactgcttttcttctctgttatCCCACCACACGGCCCTGAGGGCAGGTGCAGGTGAAGGAAACGTGCCAGAGTGGTAACTAAAGCCCCAGTTTCCTGGCTAGAGGTCTGAGAAGGGGAGTACCAAGAAACCAGAAAGCACAGGAGAGCTCATAGAGAAAAAGCATATCAGGAAAGAGACTAGAAGTCATTTATGAACTCCCAGGCTCAGCTTGACAGCGCAAGCATGGATGTGGCCCTAATCATCATACCAAAAACACTTTGAGAactgaaatcaaagaactaaaccCTGCCTGGACACTGGGTGGCACATGCAGGACACACCTGCAGAGCGTGGCAAAACTTTGAAAACTAAACTGACAGTAGAACCACAACCTGCAGGAGGCTGGTGAGAAACTATGTTCTGGAACACAGCCAGGCTGACTGCCTATTAAAACACCACCAAGACCAAAGCCTCATgatataatatattcaaaatacccgggggtgggggaggtgcctgggtggctcagtcagttaagcttctgactcttggtcatgatctcagggtcctgggatcaggtgtGTAAGGCCCCCTGCTCAGGGGGCCTgcctggggattctctctccctctgtgcctcccctcacttgtgtgctcatgctttttcttttcttttctttcttttttttttaagattttatttatttatgagagacagagagagagagagagagagagagagaggcagagacacaggcagagggagaagcaggctccacgcaggcagcccgacgaagaactcgatcctgggaccccaggatcacgacctgagctggaggcagatgcttaaccactgagccacccaggcgtccccatgctcatgctctctaaacatacaaacaaacaagcaaaagaaaaaaaaaaaaaaaaaaagcaaacaaacaagcaaacacaccttaaaaaaaaaattgcccaggACACAACAGGAAATTACTCGGcatatgaagaaacaggaaaatccCAACTTACGTGGGGAAAGACGAGGATCAATAAATGCCAAGGCTAAGATGACCAAGATGTTGGGAGTTACCTAATACTGTATGTAAAGCAGCTATTTAGAAGTTTTACCAGGAAGAGTGAACACTcttgaaatgaatggaaagatagaaAACTGCAACAAACAGAAGATATATAAAAAAGGATcaggtaggggcacctgagggctcagtcagttaatcgtccatgggatggagccctgcatcaggcaccctgctccatggggagtctgcttgtcccttttcctctgccctccctcccttgtgcatgttctctctctcaaatattaaaaaaaaaaaaaaaaaaagaatcaagtaaaaatttcagaacttttctgaaggaaaataaaaaacagtaattGAGACAAAAAATTCACTGGGTTAGGATCAAGAGCAGAATACAATAGCACAGGAAAGAGCTTGAAGTCCAATTGGTAGGAATTATTCaacaggaagaataaaaaagatagaggggaaaaaatgtccAAATTTGACAAAAGACATATATGCCTACAGATTCGAGTACCTCCATGAACTCCAAACAAGATAAATCCAAGGAAATCCATGTGTAGACACATCATAATCTAACTACTGACATCTAGAGACGGAAATTAaaggcagccagagaaaaacGATAGAACAATTTAAATGATTATAACATTTTCATCAGAAACTAGGGAGGCCAGAGAAAGTGGAATGGCATTtctaaagtgttgaaagaaaaaactgccaaCCTAGAGTTTTATTCTAGTGAGAATGTCTGTCAGGAACAAAGGTCATATGAAGACAGCCTCAtaagaaaagctaagaaaattCATAGTCAGCAGATCTCTTCTAACCAAATGACTAAGTTCTTCAGACAGAGGGGAAATGATGCCACAGGCAAGACTGGATCAAGTACTTCCGTGTTCTCCTgtgtagagggagggagaagagggctgggAAAGTAATGAGGTGGTTTATTTGAGGGATGAGGTTCTAGCAATCATATTTTAgtattgtaaaataaattattctaagaaatataagaaacagtctAAACCTATACCATATAAAGTGTGTCACAGTATATTCACAACTCAGAAGGAAACTGATTCTGTAAAGCACCATGGATATTTAGTGTCATCAGTGAAAGTCTGACTTTATCGGAAGACCAAAAGTCACAACTACAACCAGGAACCATTGCTAGTCAATCAGGGAAGAGCCACCAATTCAGTAACATGGTGTGCAGCCgtcatttttttggtcttttagcGTCCTTGGTCCTTTCCATAGGAGACCTCTCTTTCCCTGATTCTCAGCGCAGGGGCTTCTCAGGAGAGCGGCTGGCACCTCTGGCCATGTGGGGGTCAGAGGTGGACAGGACTGGTAGCACTATGAGATAGTGGTACATGACTCACCTCCTATTCCTCCTTGTTAATAAAATCTCATTTCAGTCCAGGGTGGCTAGGTGCCCAGCTCCCAGTGATGGAGCCTAACAGGTTAAAAAAGATAACCACAACAATTCCGTTTTCTATTCTACCCTAATAGCAGCAAGGGATGGCAAAATGACGTAGTACTGagcaatgaaatataaaatgacatCTGTTGGGCACTTTGGGGGGAAGGGGGCGGCTCTTTTGCTCTTCtgttaaaaaattcttctttaaacataggtgtggggatccctgggtggcgcagtggtttggcgcctgcctttggcccagggcgcgatcctggagacccgggatcaaatcccacatcaggatcccagtgcatggagcctgcttctccctctgcctgtgtctctgcctctctctctctctctctctgtgactatcataaataaataatttttttaaaaaagtataaacataGGTGTGATATTAGGAGCTGCAGCAGCCATCTCATGCCCACAAAATAAAGGCCAGGAGAACTGCTGGGATTTGGGGCCTGACTTTCCTGAGCTGCAGAACCAGACCAGGCTGCCACCTACCACCAGATTTCTTGTTTTGTGAGAGAAATGAACCCTTCTTTAACTACTGCAAGttgagttttccttttcttagagGATATTCTTAACTGACTTGACTCAATCAGAGcccaaaagacagaaaaacactTTTGCTAGGTATCCCCtcagtcttgtctttttttttttttttttttttaagattttacttatttgagagaaagcaagctacagagagagcacaagccagggggaggggcagagggaacagcaggctctccattgagcagggagctcaactcagggcttgatcccaggatctggagatcatgacctgagccgaaggcaggcctaaccaactaagccccccaggcgtccctgccctCTGTCTTTCCTGCTGGACAGGTACCCCACAACCACAGGGAGGACATGGAGCTGACTGAGGACAAGGagccagggaacagagggagacaaagaatgCCAGTAACATCACCAACCTCCTTTACTAGCCATCCCTGAAGTGAGGCCTGTTCTGACTTTATGTGAGCCaatctttccttttgtttaccTTTCTGACACTTGCAATTAAATAAGTCCTAATTAATAGAAGTAAGTCATTTCTTTAGGAACCAGCCAACCAGCTCCAAACTCTAAATCTCATTCTGGACAGGTCAGTCATGGTGATCAACACCAAGAAAGATCACAACAAAGAAAAGTAGGTACTACTcaccttctttttgtttcttctgttcaaGTTTCATCTTCTTTGCcaataatttcttctcttttaacttctggctataaatataaaatgcattaatTCCTTACCTACCTTATTGtattactttagaaaaataaatatttataggatgTTTAAAGATCTTATAATCACATACActataataatgaaatagaagaaatattttctcatgattctgcTTCTCCAACACCATCAATATTATCAagctgttttcttcttaaatcaaaatgaaatccAAATCCTTGGGAGTCCTGAGGTGACTAAGGCAATCTCAGGAATATTGGAGATGTTTTCCATTCTAAGATATTTAAggactatttttatttagttatttacctattatttttttttttaaagattttatttatttatttgtgagagacacagagagaggcagagaccagagggagaagcaggttccatgcaagaagctcaatgtgggacttgattccgggactccaggatcacgccctgagccaaaggcaggcgctcaaccactgagacacccaggcgtcccatatttacctattattttttaaaatgacaacttTATCCCAGCATTGGCAAGGGTCAGATTTCTGAAGCTGGTGAAgatgggcgggggggtgggcagggctttCCATGTGAAATGttacagcttttttcttttttttttttttttttaatgatagtcacacacacagagagagagagagagaggcagagacacaggcagagggagaagcaggctccatgcaccgggagcccgacgtgggattcgatcccaggtctccaggaccgcgccctgggccaaaggcaggcactaaaccactgcaccacccagggatcccaaaatgttACAGCTTTACAAGTTTTGTTTCCTATTTAATTCTACCTGCAGAAACTAaaacatggtaaaataaaaaatgcaaaagagctagaaaaaagaTGTAATCAAGTTGTAGCATACAGATGTGCTCGTTAACTAAATTTACTATGCCTATcagaaagcaaatgaaagagGACTATCCCAATAAATTAACAGATTGCCAGAGACAGACTAAGAATTAGGGTCTGTTTTTAGAACCCTGCTCAGTTCTCTAAAGGTCAAGGGAGCACACATACAGTCTACATACTGACATGCTGTCACTGAGGGAGGTCACACACCCTAATTTAGGGAAGAAACTAAAGGAAGTTTGCTCACAGCATATTGTTAAACTTGATGTTAAAATACAGAagtgaagggcagccctggtggcccagcggtttagcgccaccttcatgatcctggagaccggggatcaagtcccatgtcaggctcactgcatggagcctgcttctccctctaactgtgtctctgcctctcatgaataaataaaatcttaaaaaaaaaaaaaaatacagaagtggAGGAGACCTAGAAATCCACATGATCACCAAAGTGCTAACCTGAGCTGTGAAGAGAGAGAGGTAATAAATCAGCAATAAGTGACTTAATCTCTCCTCAGGTACTGGAAGAAAGGCCATTCCTCTACTGGACCTCAAAAGGTCATATGGTGAACTTCTGACCACAAGGACTTCACCAGCTTTCACATTTCCTGCCTTTAAGTTTCATTGGTTATGAGAAGCCACAAAGCCCTTACCGCTTTTTTCGTCGCTTTGCCGTCTGCTCCTCTGCAGCAATTTTATTCCTCTCCAGTCTCTTCTGAAACTCTGCATCCAATTTTTGctgtgaaaaaatatatcatttagaCATACTCTGGGCTGTGTATGAGAGCTCCAGAAGTCACTACCACTACGGGTGCTATAGATACATCTAGGTCTCCAGAGCCGCTTTAATTGTCCAATAGGTGGGGCAGGAATCAATACATGGCTCTCTGATGGCGAACATTCAGTTCAGTAAGATACCACTCACACACAACAAAATATGACAGTGTAAGAAGGTGCACAACTACTGGTTATACAGCCAGGGTCTTGGCTAGTGAGATATTGTGATTTAAACTAAGAAatctgagggacgcctgggtggctcagcagttaagcatctgccttcggctcacggcatgatcctagagtcccggaatcaagtaccacattggggtccctgcaggtagcctacttctccctctgcctatttctctgcctctctgtctctcataaataaataaataaaatcttaaaaagaaaaaaaaactaagaaatctCGGAATCTTTGAACACAGGTTTGAACCTGTGTGGatcttttttgataaatacaagacagtaccataaatgtattttctcttaagattttattttttttgatagacaccaagagagcacaagcaggagcagcagagagagaaggagaagcaggctctccaccgaGCAGGAagtctaatgtggggcttgatcccagggccctgagaacacaacctgagccaaaggcaaacactcaacccactgagccactcaggcacccctttcttatgattttcttaacactcttttctcttgcttactTTATCATAACAATATggtatacaatacatatataaaatacatgttaatagACGGTTTGTAtcatcagtaaggcttctggtccaCAGTAGGCTATTAGAAAttttagggagtcaaaagttatatgcagattttttttttactgcatggTAGGGGGGTTGGTGCCCCTAAACACCccgttcaagagtcaactgtatttgATCTTCATCCACTCTTTCTGGCATAGACGCCCTACAACTCTTGTAAATTTCCTATATAAGAGCCACAGAGGCATCTTTTATTACAATATTTCATTATGTTCCCGGTTCCTGAAATAACTCCAGAGATAAAGGTGAAATGGTGTCTTTTTTACAATAAGCTCCTTTCAACCACaggagtttatgttaatgagtgACTTCTAAAAGCCCCTACCTAAGGAAGAGGGCTGGTCACCAGGCTAACTTTCTGCCCCACCTCCAGGGCTctaaggagaggaaagaggctgCAGGTTGAACAAAttaccaatggccaatgatttaatcaactgGTAGTGAAGCCCCAAAAAGATGGGGTTCAGATGGTTTCCAATTTCGGGAACAtgtggaggtgctgggaggggaTGGAAGCTCTGTGCCCCCCTTCTTCCACCTGGCTAGCTGCTCCTGAATTCTGTGACCTCCTGtaagcaaattaattgaacctgaGGAAGGAGTCTTGGGAGACCTCCAGCCAGTCAGGTGACAACCTGGGCCTGGGATTGACCTTTGAGGTGGTTAGGAGCAGgaaggcagtcttgtgggactgaggcCTGAACCTGTGGCCTCTGACGTTATCACCAGGTTGACAGCATCAGAATTGAGCTAAACTGTAGGACACTCAGCTGGTGTCCCAGAATTGTGTGGTGTGAGGGAAATCCCCACACATTTGGCAACCAGAAGTGTCAGAAGAATAGCGGAGAACTGAGAGTAGAGGAGAAACCCAGAAGCGTGTTTTTTCCTTACAGTGATCTGAGCTCATCAGATGGCCTGGCCAGAGAACTGGAACTGTGGGATTTTCAAGTCCTAACTGACGACAGTTATCAGATGACTGATTCTACAGCAGCATTAGTTCCACTGCCATTACCACTACCAGCACACACTGGTGTACAGagacatatgtatacacacacatccacactgagccacccttgtACTGTTCCTTCCTAGCAGCTCCCTGTCTCTaagcctccattttctcacctgtaaaacaggaaaaagattAATTCCTCTCTCCCAGTCTTCAGGAATAACAACATCTGATGACCTACAAGAAAGCACTTGTAAGCCACAGATGCAACTGCTATAAAGTGCCATCTCTTTCTTCTAGTCACAGCCATAAAGGTCAGCAGGGTAAATAAGGAGACTGCAGAGAATGAGGTGGCTTCAACACGTCTGCTGGTCTGCACTGCCAGGGCCGTGTGGATCTGCTTAGAGTGACATGGAAACTCTCTCTTTGAGAgcaaaaatcatgaaattaaaaaaagaagggttgaggcacctggctagctcagttggaagtgtgtgcaactcttgatctcagggtgaagCTCCAGACCCATGCTGGgcgcagagattactttaaaaaaaaaaaaaaagaaaagaaaaacatcttaaaaaggaagaagaagaagggtcTCCTTTCCAGGAAATCAGCGGATCAGAGGACAACTCAAAAGGAAGCaacttgagggacacctgggtgcctcagttggtctcagttcaggtcatggtctcagggtcccgggattgggccccacagcaagctccctgcttagtagAGAGtccgcttcttcctctccctctcctattccctctcccttccccagctcgtgtgtgtatgtgctatcaaataaataaaatcttaatagaaaaagaagttaaagtaAACAACTTAAAGCTAAAAACATGGTCTGTTTAGAAGCTGAGCCACAAATGTCTCACTCTGATGCTGGAGCAGCTGCCCTTGCTGGCTGTGAACCTGCCACAAGGACTTGAGCAGCACCACGCGCTCCTTCGGTAGTAACATCCTGTTAGTCACTATGAAAGGTAAGGACATGCttccctttttgtttcttctaacCTCAGAGGCTGTCTTTTGCCATGTGAAATAAAAACCTGGGTGTCTCTGTGGACTCAGGGTTTGtgaaacatttttctgtattttctctggGTCTTGAGATATACAAACTTCAGACTGACAGTAGCTAAGCCAACTGCACGctctatttccttccctctctatagcagtttaaaaatttttaaagagcttctgatagtttttatatagttttctttattcttgacaGTGGAAAACCCACTATGGTGACCAGGTATAGCTGTGTGACAAGCTACCAGAAACTTCCCAATGGAATTGAGAATGTCATAAACAGAAGATAGCAGTAGCTGGAGAAGAACTACCAATAGCTGGGGGCCAAGACAGGCTGCAGGACAAGCAAACGCCACGTGAAAACCACCATGGCAATGTTTCCATTCTGTTCCCAAATCATAAAGACATTTTTCAAACTTAACTTTGGCCATTCCAGTGAATTTtcactttttcaaattttcttctgtATCATGCCTATCTCTTGTAATACATTCCCTTGTGTTTTATGTTGGAAAACTTCAAACATAAAAAAGTTGAAGGAGTTCTACAGTTCCTATACCCACCACCAAGATCCTACAATTGACATTTTGCTTCTTGCTTTATCACATCTGTCTACTTCTAGCCATCAATCCATCTTAccgctttttttttaatacatttcaaagtAAGTTGCAGACACCAAGACATTTCACCTCTAAAGATTTAAGCATGCATAGCATTAACTAGGGTTTAATATTTGTTAAcagctcttctatttttttctacttaaggtaatacatacaacaaaatactcgggcagccctggtggctcagcagtttagtacctgccttcagcccagggtgtgatcctggaaaccccggatcgagtcccacgtcaggctccctgcatggagcctgcttctccctctgcctatgtctctgcctctgtgtgtgtgtgtctctcatgaataaataagtaaaatttaaaaacaaaaaacaaaaccaaaatgctcAAATCTTGAGTGTACAATTTGACCACACCAGAAAGTTCCCTCATACCCCTTCCTATCCAACTCCCAGAGATAGCTATTCTGAtacatatacataacataaattaATCTTGTCTCTtgtagaatttcatataaatggaatcatatggcatGGTCTCTTTTATGcaaggcttctttcactcagcatgttttaAGAATCATTCACGTcacatgtatcagtagtttgttcctttttattgctaagtagtattcaaTTTTCATGaatgattgttttaattttttaagacatgTTCTTTCCTTTATATAGGAAGACATAaacgggaaccctgggtggctcggcggtttagtgccgcctttggcccagggcatgatcttggagacccaggatagagtcccacatcaggttccctacgtggagcctgcttctccctctgcctgtgtctctcacgaataaataaaatcttaaaaaaaaaaaagggggggggggagacattctacagtcttttaaaaaatcaaattactggAAAATCAAATGTTATTGGATAGTTTCCTCctttataaaaagcaaacaataaatatCATTTGAAGTATGTGAAGTTCTCTaaaacacacagatgcacacaagCAGGCTCCTGTTGATCAGGTagccagatatggggctccatcccaggaccctgagatcatgacctgagctgaaggcagacatttaaccgactgagccacccaggcactcccccatctcactttttaagattttatttgacagagaaagagcacaagcagggggagctgcagagggaggggggaagcaggctccccactgtgcaaggagcccgacgttgggctcaatcccaggactctaggatcatgacctgagccaaaggcagatccttaaccgactgagccacctaagtgcctcTGGTTTTTATTAATAGGCAGGAAAATATAGGAATACTAAAATATcactattttctgatttttactaatagtaataaaatataaaggagcACCTAGCACCActgcaataaaataaagtaaaatttttgtACAAATGTGGTAAGATATATACCAAATCTCCATAAATCATCattgagagatacagaaaaaacaCCAGACATTTCTAGAGATTACAAAACAGTATAGCATCCATTCTCATTCAATTTAAGTTACAGATTCAACTcaattctataaaaaaaatccaacaagaaTTTTTGGTGTGGATAAAACAACTCCAAaattctatttgaaaaataaatgaaatgtctgaagattattttttaagaatgaggAGGTTTTGAGCTCTTCTGGTCAGGTAATTAAAACGCTTAATAGTTTTTATAATACGATTTCTAAGTCCATTCCcaattgttaattattatttcacACCCGTCATGAAGAAATGCCTGCCTCTATGCTAGAGCATTCAAAGAAGCAGACACATGAAACCACACTACTATTCACACCAAACACAGAGCTACATGGAATTATCAGAATTCAGCCAAAGAGGTAACAGTTAGAAATAATAACTCAAGTGATGTAGGAGATCCTTTCTATTCCATTTCATGGCAAATGacccagaggggagaggggactCTGCTGTCCCTTCTACACACATGGAAGTCTCTCTCCTCCCATTCAACTCCTAGTAGGAGTATCTTGATGTGATGAGTCTGACTTAGGAGTAACCTGGATTTACCTGACATGTTTCCCATGCTGACTTTAGAAGGCAGGCTTCACAAAGGCCAAGAACCAGGTGTATCTCCTCGTCTTTAAATGCTTTTTCCTTAAAGTCCTAAGTGCACACTGCCCAAACTCAAGGGCTCAACCAGCCTCCTTGCTCACTGACCTTCTCAGCCATGGCATCCATGTAGTCTTGTCGCTGATACTCTCTCCGACGCAGATGCCTGTACACATGGAATTCTCCACTGCCAGCCCCAGCGCTTGAACCTATAGTCAGAAGAGTCCAGAGTTCTTAATGAAATCCCATTACCAACAAAGGCCACTCTTAATCAAAAGGGAccaaagagggatgcctgagtggcttagacACTGaacgtgtgcctttggctcaggtcatgatcccggggttctgggattgagtcctacgtcgagctccctatgaggagcctgcttctccctctaactatgtctctttctctgtatctctcatgaataaataaataaaatcttgaagaagaaagaagaaagaagaagaagaagaaagggaccaaagaaagaaactggaagtAATGGAAAGGACCATTCCCACTGTACTCAGATCTGGCGCAGTGACTTGCATAGTATAGTTATCATTAAATAAGTGCTGCATGAATGTCAAATGCGACGTCACTAAAAATTCCACTCTAACATAGTAGTAAGAGGAAGAACAAACTGAGTGACCAGAAACCTAGAAGATAGCTTAAGATCTTTCCTTCCCCTGCCAGACGATTTCACATTTGACATGCTAAATTTCTACAGAGCTGAAAAGATGTCCATgtatattaagttaaaaaaaaaatactaagtagTATGTGTAAAACAACCATGtttttataaaaccattttttctTAAACCTGAAGGGTTTCGACTATAGGAGTTTGGAAGGCTATATCACAATGTTGCACTgccgggggtggaggggtggatgcctgggtggctcggtcagtagaGCGGCTGAGTCTTGATTTAgaatcaggtcatgatgtcagggttgtgagatggagccccatgaggggttccctgctcagtgcggagtctgcttgggatctccaccccctccatgctctctctcaagtaaacctttaaaaaaaagttacagggatccctgggtggcgcagcggtttggcgcctgcctttggcccagggcacgatcctggagaccggggatcgagtcccacgtcgggctcccagtgcatggagcctgcttctccctctacctgtgtctctgcctctctctctctctctctctctgtgactatcataaataaataaaaataaaaaaaacaaattattttaaaaaataaataaaaaataaaaaaagttacaaGAATGGTAGAATTATGGGGGTTCAAAATGTTTCATACCTCTGTTATTCATCCTTCTTTATAATTAGTATGTTAATTTACAACccccaaaataaaactatttccagttagaaaaaaacaaaaaacaaaaaacaaaactgcattatttaaaacaatgcaaggcacctgggtggctcagtggttgagcgtctgcctttggctcagatcgtgatcctgggatcgagtcctacatcgggctccctatggggagcctgcctctccctctgcctatgtctctgttgtttctcatgaataaataaataaaatcttaaaaaaaaataaaccaatgcaGAAGAAAATTCTCTAGTGCCAAACTGTAAGCAACAACACCCCTTCATTGTAAGTACTAAATTACTGAACCAGTGaactttttttcctattagagATGTAATTAACAAATATTAAGCACAGGCTTTTCATATCCACACTCCAAAATttatactcactctctctctctctctctctctctctctcactcacacacacacacacacacacaagacattACCCATTACATCTCGAACAAATTCTGGGGGAGG
Coding sequences:
- the PRKRIP1 gene encoding PRKR-interacting protein 1 isoform X2, which codes for MCAPPAAARPESGEAVMASSAASSVRPPRPKKEPQALVIPKNAAEEQKLKLERLMKNPVQALGLAVENSMCTGICVGESISDKTTWMPWLRRSSDVVIPEDWERGINLFPVLQQKLDAEFQKRLERNKIAAEEQTAKRRKKRQKLKEKKLLAKKMKLEQKKQKEGSSQSQEQPSSSSEEASGTEEEEEQQPSFITGR